In Phyllobacterium zundukense, one DNA window encodes the following:
- a CDS encoding amino acid ABC transporter ATP-binding protein gives MSLIEITEVRKSFGSTEVLKGINLDVEPGEVIAIIGKSGSGKSTLLRCINGLEKINDGSISVAGAQFIDDELHLKALRLKVGMIFQQFNLFPHLTAGGNVILSQTVVKRTPKAEAETMARKMLERVGLGHKFNAYPDELSGGQQQRVAIARALAMQPIALLCDEITSALDPELVSEVLAVVRELATEGMTLLMVTHEMKFARDVCSRVVFMHQGRVHEIGPPEEVFANPKTPELRQFLGVH, from the coding sequence ATGTCGCTCATCGAAATCACTGAAGTCAGGAAGAGCTTTGGTTCAACCGAGGTCCTGAAAGGCATCAATCTCGATGTCGAACCAGGAGAAGTGATTGCCATTATCGGCAAGAGCGGATCCGGAAAATCGACGCTGCTTCGCTGCATCAACGGGCTTGAAAAGATCAACGACGGCTCGATTTCCGTGGCGGGCGCTCAGTTCATCGATGATGAATTGCATCTGAAGGCACTGAGACTGAAGGTCGGCATGATCTTTCAGCAATTCAACCTCTTTCCGCACCTGACCGCCGGCGGCAATGTCATCCTGTCACAGACTGTCGTCAAGAGGACCCCCAAGGCCGAAGCGGAAACCATGGCGCGCAAAATGCTCGAGCGAGTTGGCCTCGGACACAAATTCAATGCCTATCCCGACGAGCTCTCCGGCGGTCAGCAGCAGCGCGTGGCAATCGCCCGGGCGCTGGCCATGCAGCCGATCGCGCTGCTTTGCGACGAAATTACCTCGGCACTCGATCCGGAACTGGTTTCAGAGGTGCTCGCGGTCGTGCGCGAGCTTGCCACCGAAGGCATGACGTTGCTGATGGTGACCCACGAGATGAAGTTCGCCCGGGACGTCTGCTCGCGCGTCGTCTTCATGCATCAGGGCCGCGTGCACGAAATCGGTCCGCCGGAAGAGGTCTTCGCCAATCCCAAGACACCGGAGCTGAGGCAGTTTCTCGGCGTGCACTAA
- a CDS encoding carbohydrate ABC transporter permease produces MRPIALFSMRNLRLAVLSAGAILFLTPYIWMISTAAKSREEIFSSSLSLWPERWALWENLAKAFSRVPMTQLLFNGLIVCALIFFIQVVIAIPCAYAMAKLKFRAAQTMMTLVMLGLLIPIHATALPIYVVLNKVGMLNSYFALSAPFFISVFGIFLFLQFFRAMPDDLIAAARLDGMSEMAIVNRVIVPNAWPAVTAFAIFSVVAHWNDLFWPLIVITSTERATPPLGLLFFRAAEAGDDYGALMAATLVITLPLVVAFLAAQRRFIEGITLTGLKG; encoded by the coding sequence ATGAGACCGATCGCCCTTTTTTCGATGCGCAATCTGCGCCTGGCTGTTCTATCCGCCGGCGCTATCTTGTTCCTTACGCCGTATATCTGGATGATTTCGACAGCGGCAAAATCGCGCGAGGAGATTTTTTCCTCCTCGCTGTCGCTCTGGCCGGAGCGCTGGGCATTGTGGGAAAATCTTGCCAAGGCATTTTCGCGCGTGCCGATGACACAATTGTTGTTCAACGGTCTCATCGTCTGCGCCCTGATCTTTTTCATACAGGTGGTCATCGCCATTCCCTGCGCCTACGCCATGGCCAAGCTGAAGTTCCGGGCCGCGCAGACAATGATGACACTGGTCATGCTCGGTCTGCTCATCCCCATTCATGCGACTGCATTGCCGATCTATGTCGTGCTGAACAAGGTCGGCATGCTGAACAGCTATTTCGCGTTGTCGGCACCATTCTTCATCTCCGTCTTCGGCATCTTCCTGTTCCTGCAATTCTTCCGCGCAATGCCGGATGACCTGATCGCCGCCGCCCGTCTCGATGGCATGTCGGAAATGGCGATCGTCAACCGGGTCATCGTCCCCAACGCCTGGCCCGCAGTGACCGCGTTCGCGATCTTTTCCGTTGTTGCGCACTGGAACGACCTGTTCTGGCCGCTGATCGTTATCACCAGCACCGAAAGGGCGACGCCGCCGCTCGGTCTGCTCTTCTTCCGCGCTGCCGAGGCGGGCGATGACTACGGGGCGCTCATGGCAGCGACCCTGGTGATCACCCTGCCCTTAGTCGTGGCGTTTCTGGCGGCGCAGCGGCGCTTTATCGAAGGCATCACCCTGACCGGCCTGAAAGGCTGA
- a CDS encoding ABC transporter substrate-binding protein codes for MNFFKQTIAAAAIATGLCTPAFADTTLNVHYPMPGFFKDVMDVISKKFMEENPDIHVNFVSPSATYEEGIQTILRQAGTAEMPDITFIGLNRLRMIAERGVNVDLKPFIAKDGDMAAQGFSDSILRLAQVGGQQVGLAFATSNPIMYYNADLVRAAGGNPDQPPKTWDEVIALGAKIKALGDGNEGIDFRWQGDDWMFSALLFGAGGTMLSPDEKKVAFDGPEGIAAVNLLSRLVKEGGMPVLTKQAGEQAFVAGKVGFAFQTTGALRNTIKNVGGKFDLRTGPLPLLNPEKGKLPTGGNAVVILTRDTAKQDAAWKFAKFASGPYGASVVVPGTGYVPNNELAAKSSEYLAEFYQQNPLFQAGLNQMNRMIPWYAFPGSNGVKVTQTIVDNLSRIVEQSAAPEEALNDAADEVQKLLPRH; via the coding sequence ATGAACTTCTTCAAGCAGACGATTGCTGCAGCGGCGATCGCCACAGGGCTCTGCACACCGGCCTTTGCCGATACAACCCTCAATGTGCATTATCCAATGCCCGGCTTCTTCAAGGACGTGATGGATGTCATTTCCAAGAAATTCATGGAGGAGAACCCGGACATTCATGTCAATTTCGTCAGTCCTTCAGCGACTTATGAAGAAGGCATCCAGACGATCCTGCGCCAGGCTGGGACGGCGGAAATGCCGGATATCACTTTCATCGGTCTTAATCGCCTGCGTATGATCGCCGAGCGTGGCGTCAACGTTGATCTCAAGCCGTTCATCGCCAAGGATGGCGATATGGCAGCGCAAGGCTTCAGCGACAGCATCCTGCGGCTAGCGCAGGTTGGCGGTCAGCAGGTGGGGCTTGCCTTCGCAACTTCGAACCCCATCATGTACTACAATGCAGACCTCGTCCGCGCGGCGGGCGGCAATCCCGACCAGCCGCCGAAGACATGGGATGAAGTCATTGCGCTGGGCGCCAAGATCAAGGCGCTCGGCGATGGCAATGAGGGTATCGATTTCCGCTGGCAGGGCGATGACTGGATGTTCTCGGCGCTGCTCTTTGGCGCGGGCGGGACAATGCTTTCCCCTGACGAGAAGAAGGTTGCCTTCGACGGTCCGGAAGGTATCGCGGCCGTCAATCTCCTCAGCCGTCTGGTCAAGGAAGGCGGCATGCCGGTCCTCACCAAACAGGCCGGCGAACAGGCCTTTGTCGCCGGCAAGGTCGGTTTCGCATTCCAAACGACAGGCGCGTTGCGCAACACCATCAAGAATGTCGGCGGCAAGTTCGACCTGCGGACCGGCCCGCTGCCGCTGCTGAACCCTGAAAAGGGTAAACTTCCGACGGGCGGCAATGCGGTCGTAATCCTCACCAGGGATACCGCAAAGCAGGACGCTGCATGGAAGTTCGCGAAATTTGCTTCCGGCCCGTACGGTGCTTCCGTTGTCGTACCGGGCACGGGTTATGTGCCGAACAATGAACTTGCTGCCAAGTCCTCGGAATACCTTGCTGAATTCTACCAGCAGAACCCGCTCTTTCAGGCAGGTCTCAACCAGATGAACCGTATGATCCCGTGGTACGCATTTCCGGGTTCGAACGGCGTAAAGGTGACACAGACCATCGTCGACAATCTGTCTCGCATTGTTGAGCAGTCGGCGGCACCGGAAGAGGCCCTGAACGACGCAGCCGATGAAGTGCAGAAGCTGCTTCCGCGCCACTGA
- a CDS encoding HAL/PAL/TAL family ammonia-lyase: protein MSTVVLNGAGTTVADITAIARKDAAVEIGPDVYDRLARARAILDQAAASGQQIYGLNTGLGANLKTPVSEHITAFQQQLVRGRGMGVGPTLPRAETRAVMAARLAMLSVGGSGISPPVFDDLLALLNKQIHPILPSIGSIGAGDLVLLSAIARSLIGEGEAEYQGEVQPSGQALKKAGLAPAQLGPKDGLSLLNASAVSVGQGALVVVDGATLLDFQRQAAALSFEALGGNPLILTPAIQLARPGAGQVEEAEKLLGLLEDSSLFEMKAAIQDPLSLRCVAPIHGALAHALKVATEAIEIELNAAADNPLVILDEGRVLSTGNFHTPSLALAFEMLGLAIAQVALASAARFIQLTGSGRNGLPRYLTPVGGASAGFVPLQKTITALVGAIRHKANPVLLDFLPVSEGVEDHATQTPLAVAKCAGIIDLWRHVVACEMLAAAQAIDLKPGHRCGKGTLQIYGFVRETATKLEEDRPLGDNVSALTARLSDE from the coding sequence ATGAGCACGGTTGTTCTCAATGGGGCGGGCACGACTGTCGCTGATATAACGGCGATCGCCCGCAAAGATGCAGCAGTTGAGATCGGGCCAGATGTCTATGATCGATTGGCACGAGCGCGTGCAATCCTTGATCAGGCTGCCGCCTCCGGCCAACAGATTTACGGGTTGAATACCGGCCTTGGCGCCAATCTGAAAACCCCGGTATCCGAGCATATCACTGCATTCCAGCAACAACTGGTGCGCGGGCGCGGTATGGGCGTCGGGCCAACATTACCGCGCGCTGAAACGCGTGCTGTCATGGCTGCGCGCCTTGCTATGCTTTCTGTGGGTGGCTCCGGAATTTCTCCACCTGTTTTTGATGATTTGCTGGCTCTTCTAAACAAGCAGATTCATCCAATTTTGCCTTCGATTGGCTCGATCGGTGCTGGCGATCTCGTACTTCTGTCGGCGATCGCGAGAAGCCTGATCGGAGAGGGTGAGGCGGAGTATCAAGGAGAAGTCCAGCCGTCGGGGCAAGCGCTGAAAAAGGCCGGTCTCGCACCCGCCCAGCTTGGTCCGAAAGACGGATTGTCATTGCTGAATGCATCGGCGGTCTCCGTTGGCCAGGGGGCGCTGGTTGTCGTGGATGGCGCAACGCTGCTTGACTTCCAGCGTCAGGCAGCGGCTTTGAGCTTCGAAGCCCTTGGTGGCAACCCGCTCATTTTAACGCCGGCTATCCAACTCGCGCGACCGGGTGCCGGTCAGGTCGAAGAAGCGGAAAAGCTGTTGGGTTTGCTTGAGGATTCATCGCTGTTCGAGATGAAGGCGGCTATCCAGGATCCGCTTAGCCTACGCTGCGTTGCACCCATTCATGGCGCGCTGGCCCATGCATTGAAAGTCGCAACAGAGGCAATTGAAATCGAGCTCAATGCCGCGGCGGACAATCCGTTAGTCATACTTGACGAAGGGCGGGTGTTGTCGACAGGTAACTTCCATACGCCGTCTTTGGCGCTGGCTTTCGAAATGCTCGGCCTTGCGATTGCGCAGGTGGCGCTGGCGAGTGCGGCACGTTTCATCCAGCTTACGGGCTCCGGGAGGAATGGTTTGCCGCGATATCTCACGCCCGTTGGCGGAGCCTCTGCCGGCTTTGTTCCCCTGCAGAAAACCATAACTGCGCTCGTCGGCGCGATCCGTCACAAGGCTAATCCAGTCCTTCTGGACTTCCTGCCTGTATCGGAAGGGGTTGAAGATCACGCCACGCAGACGCCTCTTGCTGTTGCTAAGTGCGCCGGGATAATCGATCTTTGGCGCCACGTCGTGGCCTGCGAGATGTTGGCTGCAGCACAGGCAATCGATCTCAAGCCCGGTCATCGTTGCGGCAAGGGAACCCTACAGATCTATGGTTTCGTCCGTGAGACTGCGACGAAGCTGGAGGAGGACAGGCCGCTTGGTGATAATGTGTCAGCCTTGACCGCCCGTCTCAGCGATGAATGA
- a CDS encoding metallophosphoesterase family protein yields MRIIQITDTHLSPSKTHFNSNWQPLAGWIAREKPDLVVHTGDLALDGGGTEDDLIFSMKLLGELQVSVLSVPGNHDIGHMLDGDQPVNAERLERWRRLVGPEEWIHDIGNWRLIGFNSLILGDNNRDEEAQFAWLEDALANAAGRRIAIFAHKPLFVDEPGEGDTGYWSVRPAARQRMCDLFAEHDVALHASGHLHRAWSGTLNTTKLIWGPAASFIVGPMERDMPGERIVGAVIHTLGDDITSEIVEIAGMSPFLLDDVIDEVYPRAKPVVEAPAA; encoded by the coding sequence GTGCGGATCATCCAGATTACGGACACTCATCTCAGCCCGTCCAAGACGCATTTTAACAGCAACTGGCAGCCGCTGGCGGGCTGGATCGCGCGGGAAAAACCGGATCTGGTGGTCCACACCGGCGATCTCGCTCTCGATGGCGGCGGCACAGAAGACGATCTCATATTTTCGATGAAGCTTTTGGGTGAGCTACAGGTCTCTGTTCTCAGCGTACCGGGCAATCACGACATTGGTCACATGCTCGACGGCGATCAGCCGGTGAATGCGGAGCGGCTTGAACGCTGGCGCAGACTGGTGGGTCCCGAAGAATGGATCCACGACATCGGCAACTGGCGCCTGATTGGATTCAACAGTCTCATCCTCGGCGATAATAACAGGGACGAAGAAGCGCAGTTCGCATGGCTCGAGGATGCGCTGGCGAATGCTGCGGGGCGCCGTATCGCCATCTTCGCGCACAAGCCGCTGTTCGTTGACGAACCGGGCGAAGGCGACACGGGTTACTGGAGCGTACGCCCGGCAGCACGGCAACGGATGTGCGACCTTTTTGCCGAACATGATGTGGCGTTGCATGCCAGCGGTCATCTGCATCGCGCCTGGTCCGGAACCTTGAACACAACGAAGCTCATATGGGGTCCTGCGGCGTCCTTCATTGTTGGTCCGATGGAACGCGACATGCCGGGAGAGCGGATCGTCGGTGCCGTTATCCATACACTCGGCGATGACATCACGAGCGAGATCGTCGAGATTGCCGGAATGTCGCCATTCCTGCTGGATGACGTGATCGACGAAGTCTACCCGCGTGCCAAGCCAGTTGTGGAAGCACCCGCAGCATGA
- a CDS encoding sensor domain-containing diguanylate cyclase, giving the protein MSDIRPHSLPAAKTRRLSDLAADVMSLIKRRRDGATVARMRAELEAKESVIREQTAALAHSRKIFDRSSAAARIGVWECSLPDETLQWTDVVYDIFDLPRGSPLDRSQIVRYYSEDSVKELHMRRSKAIEERSGFSMDAEIITAKGIRRWMRLTATVECEEDVPVRIFGMKQDITEQKILLDRTRYMADFDLMTGLANRSQFQSKLSMLCESHAERNRSGALLLVDLDGFKKVNDTLGHAVGDECLKEIANRLKEVCRDAEVVARIGGDEFAVFLGSHFDRGATANFAREIVEALSKPIDHCGQSLKLGASVGVALVDACTPSELFKKADIALYAAKAAGRNTFQIFESSHAGAAGKNALSPLI; this is encoded by the coding sequence ATGTCCGACATTCGTCCGCACAGTCTGCCTGCCGCGAAGACGCGTCGCCTCTCCGATCTGGCAGCCGATGTGATGTCATTAATCAAGCGGCGGCGCGATGGTGCTACCGTCGCGCGCATGCGGGCGGAACTGGAAGCGAAGGAGTCAGTGATCCGCGAGCAGACTGCTGCACTCGCGCACAGCCGGAAGATTTTCGATCGCTCCTCGGCGGCAGCCAGGATCGGTGTATGGGAATGCAGCCTGCCCGACGAGACACTGCAGTGGACCGACGTGGTCTACGATATCTTCGATCTTCCACGCGGGTCGCCTCTCGATCGATCCCAAATCGTGAGATATTATTCGGAGGATTCTGTCAAAGAACTTCACATGCGGCGAAGCAAGGCTATTGAAGAGCGCAGTGGGTTCAGCATGGATGCCGAGATTATTACGGCGAAGGGTATTCGCCGATGGATGCGATTGACCGCCACAGTCGAGTGTGAAGAGGATGTCCCTGTCCGTATCTTTGGGATGAAGCAAGACATCACCGAGCAAAAAATCCTGCTAGACCGGACGCGGTATATGGCGGATTTCGATCTCATGACTGGGCTGGCCAATCGAAGCCAGTTCCAGTCCAAGCTTTCAATGCTGTGCGAGTCCCACGCAGAACGAAACCGGTCCGGAGCGCTGTTGCTGGTCGATCTCGACGGGTTTAAGAAGGTCAACGACACCTTGGGGCACGCGGTAGGCGACGAGTGCCTGAAGGAGATCGCCAACCGCCTTAAGGAGGTGTGTCGAGATGCCGAAGTCGTTGCACGGATTGGTGGCGACGAATTTGCTGTTTTCCTGGGATCGCATTTTGATCGGGGCGCGACTGCTAACTTTGCCCGGGAGATCGTCGAAGCACTAAGCAAGCCCATCGATCATTGCGGCCAATCACTCAAGCTTGGTGCCTCAGTTGGGGTCGCGCTCGTTGACGCCTGCACCCCGTCCGAGCTTTTCAAGAAAGCCGACATCGCGCTCTATGCCGCCAAGGCCGCCGGGCGAAACACGTTTCAGATATTCGAGTCCAGCCATGCCGGCGCAGCAGGAAAGAACGCGCTGTCGCCGCTCATATAG
- a CDS encoding ABC transporter ATP-binding protein, whose product MSAFALRNISKSYGSSHVLDDVTIEAEEGEFIALVGPSGCGKTTLLRIAAGLDHGDSGSVSMGDRDITAEHPADRNVAMVFQSYALYPHLTTAQNIAVPLAMRTMSKLERMPLIGRFVAGRAAHQAAIRQQVVTTAASLKIDHLLDRKPGQMSGGQRQRVALARALVRQPGVFLMDEPLSNLDANLRVHTRAEIVDLHRRAGVPTLYVTHDQAEALSMADRVAVMMGGRLLQFDEPARIYDDPRHIEVAQFVGSPRINVLDALTSENGTVVFGGKVLAEGITGPVGTPVQIAVRPERIKLRDATGHGIPAIVLRLEFLGSEVLVFTRLVGTDNGITVKAAPADVTHIASGARVCLEIDAGACLVFGSDGLRVLLRAPLKMAVHA is encoded by the coding sequence ATGAGTGCGTTTGCCCTTAGAAACATCTCCAAATCCTATGGTTCCTCACACGTCCTGGACGATGTCACGATCGAGGCAGAGGAGGGTGAGTTCATCGCGCTGGTAGGGCCATCCGGTTGCGGAAAGACCACACTTTTGCGCATTGCAGCCGGTCTCGATCATGGTGACAGCGGGAGTGTCTCGATGGGCGACCGCGATATAACTGCTGAACACCCTGCCGACCGGAATGTCGCGATGGTGTTCCAGTCCTATGCGCTCTATCCGCATCTCACAACTGCCCAGAACATTGCCGTGCCTCTGGCCATGCGCACCATGTCGAAGCTGGAGCGTATGCCGCTCATTGGCCGTTTCGTGGCCGGTCGCGCCGCACATCAGGCGGCTATCCGCCAGCAGGTGGTGACGACCGCCGCCAGCCTGAAGATTGATCACTTGCTCGACCGAAAGCCCGGGCAAATGTCGGGAGGCCAGCGTCAGCGTGTGGCACTGGCGCGGGCATTGGTGCGCCAGCCCGGCGTCTTTCTCATGGACGAGCCGCTTTCCAACCTCGATGCAAATCTGCGCGTTCATACCCGCGCGGAGATCGTGGACCTTCACCGCCGGGCCGGTGTGCCGACGCTTTATGTAACCCATGATCAGGCCGAAGCGCTCAGCATGGCTGACCGGGTGGCGGTGATGATGGGCGGCAGGCTGCTGCAATTCGATGAGCCGGCACGGATCTATGACGATCCGCGCCATATCGAGGTTGCACAATTCGTCGGAAGCCCGCGTATCAACGTACTCGACGCCTTGACCTCCGAAAATGGCACGGTGGTTTTCGGGGGAAAAGTCCTGGCCGAGGGGATCACCGGTCCTGTCGGAACGCCGGTCCAGATTGCCGTACGGCCAGAGCGGATCAAGCTGCGCGATGCAACCGGCCATGGCATCCCCGCAATCGTATTGCGCCTCGAATTTCTCGGTTCGGAAGTGCTCGTATTTACCCGCCTTGTCGGCACCGACAACGGCATCACCGTAAAGGCAGCGCCGGCGGATGTTACGCATATCGCATCGGGAGCCCGTGTTTGCCTCGAAATCGATGCCGGTGCATGTCTCGTCTTTGGCAGCGACGGGTTGCGCGTTCTGCTGCGTGCACCCCTGAAGATGGCGGTGCATGCGTGA
- a CDS encoding GGDEF domain-containing protein, protein MKYYNYLVLKFEELTPLKQIVLLLVLGSILANVLAVLFFRLGGYDRVDKTVFLTTVIVLIVGGPLGAFLVGQNYKLKLMAEELETAFRKDGMTGLSTRHEFHIRTERLIRNSSLALSAGAVLYIDADHFKAINDRFGHVIGDGILLELGTMIRETMGRRDVGARFGGKEFAIFLTDADYGKAAWMAEKLLMGARGISRKVNGQELFVTVSIGVSFHEPGQTLEHLLAAADECLLQAKDQGRDRVVFAQITSHA, encoded by the coding sequence ATGAAATACTACAATTATTTGGTGCTGAAGTTTGAAGAGCTGACCCCACTCAAACAGATTGTTCTCCTGCTTGTGTTGGGGAGCATTTTGGCAAACGTTCTTGCCGTGCTCTTCTTCCGTCTAGGCGGGTACGACCGCGTGGATAAGACCGTCTTTCTGACGACCGTCATTGTGCTCATTGTCGGCGGTCCGTTGGGTGCATTTCTCGTTGGCCAGAATTACAAGCTCAAGCTAATGGCGGAGGAATTGGAAACAGCGTTTCGCAAGGACGGCATGACGGGACTTTCGACGCGTCATGAGTTTCATATCCGGACCGAGCGTTTAATCAGAAATAGCAGCCTCGCGTTAAGTGCTGGAGCCGTTCTTTACATAGACGCAGATCATTTCAAGGCCATTAATGACAGATTTGGTCATGTAATCGGCGATGGCATACTTCTTGAGCTCGGCACGATGATCCGTGAGACCATGGGCAGACGCGACGTCGGAGCTCGTTTTGGAGGAAAAGAGTTCGCCATATTCCTCACCGACGCTGACTACGGTAAAGCCGCATGGATGGCCGAGAAATTGTTGATGGGCGCGCGGGGAATTTCCCGAAAAGTAAACGGCCAAGAGTTATTCGTGACAGTAAGTATTGGCGTTTCGTTCCACGAGCCCGGCCAGACGCTGGAACATCTCTTGGCCGCAGCTGACGAGTGTCTCTTGCAGGCCAAAGATCAAGGACGTGACCGTGTGGTCTTCGCGCAAATCACATCGCACGCATGA
- a CDS encoding amino acid ABC transporter permease — MIEFTTWDIIRNLLLATRWTVLLSLVSFIGGGTVGLLLLFLRISKRKTLRSFAKYYIELFQGTPLLMQLFIAFFGLGLFGIDVPAWLAAGLALILWTASFLAEIWRGCVEAVAKGQWEASASLGMGRFQQMRYVILPQALKVALPPTVGFSVQVVKGTALTSIIGFVELSKAGTVVTNATFQPFVVYGLVALIYFALCWPLSKSSQILERKLNVAHRNH, encoded by the coding sequence ATGATCGAATTTACGACATGGGATATCATCCGTAACCTGCTGCTCGCAACGCGCTGGACGGTTCTCCTGTCGCTTGTCTCCTTTATAGGCGGCGGCACGGTCGGACTGCTTCTCCTGTTCTTGCGCATTAGCAAACGCAAAACACTGCGCAGCTTCGCCAAATACTACATTGAGCTCTTCCAGGGCACACCGCTTTTGATGCAGCTGTTCATTGCCTTCTTCGGCCTTGGACTTTTCGGCATCGACGTGCCGGCATGGCTGGCTGCTGGACTGGCGCTCATCCTCTGGACCGCATCGTTTCTTGCCGAAATCTGGCGCGGCTGCGTTGAGGCGGTTGCCAAGGGACAATGGGAAGCTTCCGCCAGTCTTGGCATGGGCCGGTTCCAGCAGATGCGCTACGTCATCCTCCCCCAGGCATTGAAAGTCGCCCTGCCACCGACCGTCGGCTTCTCCGTTCAGGTCGTCAAGGGCACTGCTCTTACCTCGATCATTGGCTTCGTCGAATTGTCGAAGGCCGGAACAGTCGTCACCAATGCAACCTTTCAGCCCTTCGTCGTCTACGGGCTTGTTGCTCTCATCTATTTCGCGCTCTGCTGGCCATTGTCCAAGAGCAGCCAGATTCTGGAAAGGAAGCTCAATGTCGCTCATCGAAATCACTGA
- a CDS encoding carbohydrate ABC transporter permease — protein sequence MGPSPARQAANRAAKREERVAWQLAAPAIFLIVTLVLLPTLAVVVFSMTNYELGYDDFQFVGFDNYAELLGDRTFLISLKNTAVYTAIVTPFSVLLGLGVALLIEGEPRGRALFRTVYFLPVASLLVAMATVFQYLLHPTIGPVNAILSAVGISGPNWLGSSHTVLISLTIIGIWQSVGFNMVLFLAGLTAIPRELYAAAEVDGARSSWERFRLVTWPMLGPTTLFVTTISVINAVKVFETVKTLTEGGPNKSSEVLLWTIYQEGFVYLRVGYASAMTVIFLAVLIVLMILQYRVLDRRVHYT from the coding sequence ATGGGACCGTCACCTGCAAGGCAAGCCGCCAACCGCGCCGCCAAGCGGGAAGAGCGTGTTGCATGGCAACTGGCTGCGCCTGCCATTTTCCTCATTGTGACGCTGGTTCTGCTGCCGACCCTGGCAGTCGTTGTTTTCAGCATGACCAACTACGAATTGGGTTATGACGATTTCCAATTCGTAGGCTTCGACAATTATGCCGAACTGCTTGGCGACCGGACCTTCCTGATCTCGCTGAAAAACACTGCTGTCTATACTGCAATCGTCACCCCTTTCTCAGTGTTACTTGGACTCGGTGTGGCACTGCTCATCGAAGGCGAGCCACGTGGACGCGCTCTTTTCCGCACTGTCTATTTCCTCCCGGTCGCGTCGCTTCTCGTCGCCATGGCGACCGTCTTCCAATACCTGCTGCATCCGACAATCGGGCCCGTCAATGCGATCTTGTCCGCTGTCGGCATTTCTGGGCCGAACTGGCTCGGCAGCAGCCACACCGTGCTCATCAGCCTGACGATCATCGGCATCTGGCAGTCGGTCGGCTTCAATATGGTGTTGTTCCTCGCGGGGCTCACCGCGATCCCGCGCGAACTTTATGCAGCCGCCGAAGTGGACGGTGCCAGGAGCAGTTGGGAGCGCTTTCGCCTGGTCACCTGGCCGATGCTTGGACCGACAACACTCTTTGTCACGACGATCAGCGTTATCAACGCGGTGAAGGTGTTCGAGACCGTTAAGACGCTGACCGAGGGCGGGCCGAACAAGAGTTCGGAAGTACTGCTCTGGACGATCTACCAGGAGGGCTTCGTTTATCTGCGCGTCGGCTATGCCTCGGCGATGACTGTCATCTTCCTCGCTGTGCTCATCGTCCTGATGATCCTGCAATATCGGGTTCTTGACCGCCGGGTGCACTACACATGA
- a CDS encoding alpha/beta family hydrolase — translation MHERFLFNGADNAPVTILLAHGAGAPMDSVSMDLTAKALAAAGFRVVRFEFGYMAARRTSEGRKPPPRAEMLNPEYMTAVAELGATGPLLIGGKSMGGRVASMIADDLHSAGKVAGLLCLGYPFHPPGKPEQLRTKHLAGLKTPTLICQGTRDEFGTREDVLGYKLSDKIELLWLDDGDHDLRPRKRISGLTAADHLRTVAETVTAWVDRLTMQPSQRPRPSTSTL, via the coding sequence ATGCACGAAAGATTTCTGTTCAACGGTGCGGACAATGCCCCCGTGACCATCCTTCTTGCTCATGGCGCAGGCGCGCCAATGGATTCTGTGTCGATGGACCTGACCGCTAAGGCGCTCGCTGCAGCCGGGTTTCGCGTCGTACGTTTCGAGTTCGGCTATATGGCAGCGCGTCGCACATCTGAGGGTCGCAAACCCCCACCCCGTGCCGAGATGCTCAACCCCGAGTATATGACGGCAGTTGCTGAACTTGGAGCAACAGGCCCGTTGCTTATTGGCGGGAAGTCGATGGGCGGACGGGTCGCAAGCATGATCGCCGATGATCTCCACTCTGCCGGGAAAGTCGCCGGGCTGCTTTGCCTCGGCTATCCGTTTCATCCGCCCGGCAAGCCGGAGCAGCTCCGTACAAAGCATCTCGCCGGGCTGAAAACGCCGACATTGATTTGCCAGGGAACCCGTGACGAGTTCGGCACCCGAGAGGACGTTCTGGGCTACAAGCTCTCTGACAAGATCGAACTTCTCTGGCTTGACGACGGCGACCATGATCTCAGGCCCCGCAAGCGTATATCTGGCTTGACGGCGGCTGATCACCTAAGGACAGTGGCCGAGACGGTCACGGCGTGGGTCGACCGGCTGACTATGCAGCCCAGCCAAAGACCGCGTCCTTCAACATCAACGCTGTGA